A DNA window from Arachis duranensis cultivar V14167 chromosome 3, aradu.V14167.gnm2.J7QH, whole genome shotgun sequence contains the following coding sequences:
- the LOC107477636 gene encoding alcohol-forming fatty acyl-CoA reductase-like, which translates to MELGSIVQFLEDKSILLTGATGFLAKIFVEKILRVQPNVKKLYLLLRTTDTKSTEHRLHHEIIGKDLFKVLKKTLGANFDSFVSEKLSVVAGDISRENLDLKDSILRDEIYNQIDVIVNIAATTKFDERYDVAMGINTLGVQNILSFSHQCNKLKMLVHVSTAYVCGEREGLILEDPQHMGVSLNGVPGLDIEMEMKLVQQQLNHLQQKGATQHEIKLAMKDLGIKRATLYGWPNTYLFTKAMGEMLLTNSKKNMPIVLIRPTTISSTYKEPFPGWIEGVRQMDSFAVAYGKGMLTFFPADPQAIFDLIPADMVVNAMLVAMVAHANQTSDDIAIYHVGSSVSNPVRYHSLCNYGLRYFTAKPWIDRDGNPVKVRKVTILSNIASFHRYMFIRYVLPLKGLELLNEILCKYFQETCDDLNRKLRVVMRLASFYMVYAFFNGVFDNMNTEKLLAMAREVGDPREVDMFYFDPKIIDWDDYCMNIHLPGIIKHASKR; encoded by the exons atggaGTTAGGAAGCATAGTGCAGTTCCTTGAGGACAAGTCCATCTTACTCACGGGTGCTACTGGCTTCCTTGCAAAAA TCTTTGTGGAGAAGATACTTAGAGTCCAACCAAACgtgaaaaaattatatcttcttTTGAGAACCACGGATACTAAATCTACCGAGCATCGTTTGCATCATGAG ATAATAGGAAAGGACTTGTTCAAGGTTCTGAAGAAAACCCTTGGAGCAAACTTCGATTCCTTTGTATCAGAAAAGTTGAGTGTGGTGGCTGGTGACATTTCTCGAGAGAACTTGGATTTGAAAGATTCCATTTTAAGGGATGAGATCTACAATCAAATTGATGTTATTGTTAATATAGCTGCAACAACTAAATTTGATGAAAG ATATGATGTGGCAATGGGCATAAATACATTAGGAGTTCAGAATATCTTGAGCTTCTCCCATCAATGTAATAAACTCAAGATGCTTGTCCACGTCTCAACAG CTTATGTATGTGGTGAGAGAGAAGGACTGATATTAGAAGATCCACAGCACATGGGTGTGTCACTGAATGGAGTGCCTGGATTGGACATCGAAATGGAAATGAAATTGGTGCAACAACAATTGAATCACCTTCAGCAGAAAGGAGCCACccaacatgaaattaaacttgCCATGAAGGACTTGGGCATCAAAAG AGCAACTCTATATGGTTGGCCAAATACATATCTATTTACAAAAGCAATGGGCGAAATGCTTTTAACAAATTCGAAGAAAAATATGCCCATTGTCCTCATTCGACCTACAACTATTAGCAGCACTTACAAAGAGCCTTTTCCAGGTTGGATAGAAGGTGTAAG GCAAATGGACAGTTTCGCTGTTGCGTACGGTAAAGGAATGTTAACATTCTTTCCTGCGGATCCTCAAGCAATTTTTGATCTG ATACCAGCTGACATGGTGGTGAATGCGATGCTGGTGGCAATGGTAGCACATGCAAATCAGACTAGTGATGATATCGCCATATATCATGTGGGTTCTTCTGTTAGTAATCCTGTGAGATACCACAGTCTCTGCAACTATGGCCTAAGATATTTCACTGCAAAACCTTGGATAGATAGAGATGGAAATCCTGTCAAAGTTAGAAAAGTTACCATATTGAGCAACATAGCAAGCTTTCACAGATACATGTTCATTCGCTACGTGCTTCCTTTAAAG GGATTAGAATTGCTCAATGAAATTTTATGCAAGTATTTTCAAGAGACATGTGATGACCTTAACAGAAAGCTTCGTGTTGTCATGCGATTGGCTTCTTTTTACATGGTCTATGCATTCTTCAATGGCGT ATTTGATAACATGAACACAGAAAAGTTGCTAGCCATGGCAAGAGAAGTTGGGGATCCAAGAGAGGTGGATATGTTCTACTTTGATCCAAAAATTATTGATTGGGATGACTATTGCATGAATATCCATCTCCCTGGTATCATTAAGCATGCTTCCAAGAGATAA